The proteins below are encoded in one region of Chrysemys picta bellii isolate R12L10 chromosome 4, ASM1138683v2, whole genome shotgun sequence:
- the LOC135983254 gene encoding uncharacterized protein LOC135983254, whose amino-acid sequence MQVKQSNTHCNCNSRWCGVAHRQKSCSDGNVACLVPQLNHLVTEQLVKCGVPTVGISPFGVWRTAGKKVSQAGISAIRDALDAGYIPVMHGDCALDSEQHCCILSGDAIIEVLSREFSPQRVVFLTDVSGIYDRPPDTPDMV is encoded by the exons ATGGTGTGGGGTGGCACATAGACAGAAAAGCTGTTCTGATGGGAATGTTGCTTGTTTGGTCCCGCAGCTGAACCACCTGGTGACGGAGCAGCTGGTAAAGTGCGGCGTCCCAACGGTGGGCATTTCG CCCTTTGGCGTCTGGAGGACAGCAGGCAAGAAAGTCAGCCAGGCTGGCATTTCTGCCATAAGGGATGCCTTGGATGCTGGCTACATCCCGGTCATGCATGGGGACTGTGCTCTGGACTCTGAACAGCACTGCTGTATCTTATCAGGGGATGCTATCATCGAG GTTCTGTCCAGGGAATTCTCCCCCCAGCGAGTGGTTTTCTTGACCGATGTCAGTGGAATCTATGACCGTCCACCTGATACCCCAGATATGGTGTAA